The segment CTCAACAACGTTCATCACGTCATTATAATCGGCGAAGGCCATCTCCACATCCATACTTACGAACTCGGCTAAGTGATAAGGTGTATCGGACTCTTCCGCCCTCCATGCTGGGGCAATCTCAAATACTCTTTCTACGGCGCTCGCTAAAAGCTCTTTGTACAACTGCGGACTCTGAGCTAGAAACGCTTCCTTGCCAAAATATATTACAGGAAACAGCTGAGCACCTCCTTCAGTACCTGTAGCTATAATTTTAGGAGTAAATATCTCATAGAAACCGTTCTTGTAAAGGACCTCCCTAAATGTCTTAACTGCGGTAGACTGTATTCTAATCATCGCTTGCATTTCCTGCCTCCTCAGATCTAAGAGCCTCTCTTTCAATCTAACTTCAATATCAGCTTTAACCTTATCAGAAACGTCAAGTGGTAGAGGAGACTTAGCTTTGCTTAATATCTTAAGGTCAGTACATGAAACCTCCACACCATTTGGCGCTCTCCTGTCTGATTTGACTATCCCTTGAACTTGTATAACTGACTCTTGGCTCAACTCCTTAGCTAACTCAAAAGGGGGAGATGATTTCTCTACTACGACTTGTCCTATCCCGCTTTTATCTCTCAACAGTATGAACTTCTTTCCTCCTAGATCGCGTACGTTATGTACCCAACCTGCTAGTGTAACTGGCTTCCCATCGAGATCGGGTGTGATCTCCTTTACAAAATGCGTCCTGAGCATTATTCAACCCTTATCTTAACTTTTGTATCATGAATCTTTGATAAAGCGTTTTCTAAGTCCACAGCGTTGGCTGGTAACAATCTTTTCTCGTTCTTTGCAACTCTTATCACATATTGAACAGAGCCGTCAGGGAGCCAAAGGGTATTTACCCCTAAGACTCTAGCAGGGGATAAGAGCTGAACTGCGCTATTCTTGATGCTCGTGGTCTTCTCTAAGATTCTCACCTTAAGTTTAAGCTTGTCCTGTAAACTTCTAGCTATTTTTATCCACTTGGACGAATCTAACGTTGGGCTGCTCTCAACTATGAGTATAAGAAGGTTACCTGACTTTATTGCCTTATAATAAGTCGCGTCTTTCAACTCACGAAATTGAGTCTCTTCCAGTTCTAGCAGAGCTTCCATAACCTTAATTTCAAACTGATCCACTTGACCGCTGTCAACTAGGTTTTGGCAACGATCGCAAAGAAGGCCGCTCCGCACACAAAGGTAATCAAGAGGAATTTTCATTCTAAGTCCACTCTCCCTTTACCGCAATACTTTTGAATCTAGCTATTATATAAGTACTGG is part of the Metallosphaera cuprina Ar-4 genome and harbors:
- a CDS encoding transcription elongation factor NusA; translation: MKIPLDYLCVRSGLLCDRCQNLVDSGQVDQFEIKVMEALLELEETQFRELKDATYYKAIKSGNLLILIVESSPTLDSSKWIKIARSLQDKLKLKVRILEKTTSIKNSAVQLLSPARVLGVNTLWLPDGSVQYVIRVAKNEKRLLPANAVDLENALSKIHDTKVKIRVE
- the aspS gene encoding aspartate--tRNA(Asn) ligase, coding for MLRTHFVKEITPDLDGKPVTLAGWVHNVRDLGGKKFILLRDKSGIGQVVVEKSSPPFELAKELSQESVIQVQGIVKSDRRAPNGVEVSCTDLKILSKAKSPLPLDVSDKVKADIEVRLKERLLDLRRQEMQAMIRIQSTAVKTFREVLYKNGFYEIFTPKIIATGTEGGAQLFPVIYFGKEAFLAQSPQLYKELLASAVERVFEIAPAWRAEESDTPYHLAEFVSMDVEMAFADYNDVMNVVEEIMVNVLQNVAKHNQEDLAILGHRLPSISRPIKRVTYREALEILQSQGLNVKFGDDIGTPESRILNKVLEQDIYFIIDWPASARPFYTRRKEGDNNISESFDLIYRWLELVSGSSRNNTREVLESELRARGLNPVSFEFFLKWFDYGIPPHAGFGMGLQRFMLMLTGLQSVKEVSLFPRDKKRLVP